The stretch of DNA ATCACCATCAATCAGGCGACATCGATCAGGCACGGAATCTCTCGTTCAAGACGGGTCAGGGATCCGTGAACGCCTTTGAGGCCCATCGACCCTTCGCTTTGCGTACGTGAATCGACAATCGTGACATTGTCTTTGGCACAGACGACCACGTCACCGATCAATGGTCTGATGCGAGTTTCGACGTTGCCATACAAACCGTCTTCAATCGCTTCGTCACGCGTGAATACCCGTGCGCAATCACCCAACTCTTCGCGCCAACGTCTGGCCATGGCATCGACGTCCGCACCCTCTTCGGCATAGAGCATCGTCATACGAGGCTCACCTGCGACCAATGCAACGTCATGTGTCAGTTCATCGCGATTCGCGATGTCGATCTGCTTGTCAAAATCGACTTCCACCATCCCATGATCCGCAACGACGACCATCAGGGTCCCGGGCTTCAATCCTCGTCTCAATGCCTGCAACTGCCCATCAGCATTTTCAAGCGCGGTCGCCCATTGTTCGCTGAACGGACCATAGTGATGACCTGCTTTATCGACATCGTCAAGATAGTAATACGTAATCCCTGGTCTGGCGGCGGCTTTGAGCGCGGCACGCACGCGAAGCTCCTCATGGCGGGAACCTTGATATTCAGGGCCTCGCAAGGCCGCCCGTGTAAGCGCCGAATGAGCGAATTTCGGCAGGCCCACGCTGGTCACACGCACACCTGCCTCAACCAGACGCTCGAAAACCGTAGGCTGGCGCTGCAGGTCCTCCGGATCCGGCGCACCGGCGAAACTGATGAGTTGGCCCACTCCCCCTGTTTGCTCGTTGCGCTGGGTGAAACCGGTCATGCCGGTCATGCCCGGGCAGGTGCCGGTGCCGAAAGCCCCCATGACGATCGGCGTGGTGCTGGGAATGCAGGTGGCGATTGGCGCTGCGTTACGTTCCTGGTGCATCAGACCACGCAGATACGGAGCGTGCCCTGCTCGCATGGCCAGATTCCAGAAGCCCAGGCCATCCACCAAGACGATGACCGCCGAATCGGTTTCAGGAAAGCCCAGCGCTGCCCTCGCACCCTCCGGATCGGGATGGATGGCTGTCGGCATCGCGTGCCCGATGGCGGCGCTCAAAGCGGGGAGAACCGCGGAAATATGACGACTGCTGCCATAAGCATCGATTTGGCGGAATTCCAGCAGTTCGTCCATAGGCTCGACTTCAACACTCATATTCCCATTGAATCACTGCGCGACGAAAACCGGACCCGCAAGGTCTTTGCTTCATCAACAATGCCGGTCCGCCCTCGACGAGGGCAACCGATATGATGAGACGGATTGTTTGTTAACAGATAGAGGTGCTTTTCAGTATGGCTCAACGTCGCAAAACGGCCAAACCATCCTATGACCCGCACACGGTCAAGGAGAACATCGTCGAAACGCCACTCGACGATGAGATGAGCAAATCCTTCCTCGAGTATGCCTACTCGGTGATTTACGCGCGTGCACTGCCTGACGCGCGCGACGGCATGAAGCCGGTGCAGCGACGCATCATCTACCAGATGGGCCAGATGAACCTGACCCCCGACAAACCCTATATGAAGTCGGCTCGCGCCGTCGGCGAGGTGATGGGCAAGCTGCACCCGCACGGCGACTCCTCCATCTACGAGGCCATGGTGCGCCTTGCCCAGCCGTTCGCGATGCGTCTGCCGCTGGTGGACGGACACGGCAATTTCGGCTCGCTTGACGACGGGCCGGCGGCCTCTCGTTACACGGAGGCCAGGCTTGCGCCCGCAGCGCTCGGCATGAACGCGAACATCGACGAGGACACCGTCGACTTCTCCCCCAACTACGACAACAAGCTCAAAGAACCGGACGTGCTGCCGGCAGCCATCCCGAACCTTCTGGTCAACGGCGCTTCCGGCATCGCGGTGGGCATGGCCACCAACATGGCCACCCACAACCTCGGCGAGGTGGTCGCGGCGGCGAAATACCTGATGAAGCATCCCGACGCCACGCTTGAGCAGCTGATGGACTATGTGCCCGGACCGGATTGGCCAGGCGGCGGCATCATCATCGGTCGAGACGGCATCCGCGAAGCCTATGAGAGCGGACGTGGAACGCTCACCACCCGTTCCGCCACACACATCGAAAACGTGACGGCCCGTAAAAAGGCCATCGTCGTCACCGAACTGCCGTTCATGGTCGGCCCCGAACGCGTGCTCGAACGTATCTCGGAAGGTGTGAAGAACCACCACATCGAAGGCGTCTCCGGTGCCATCGACCTGACCGACAGGCACAACGGCACACGCATCGTCATCGAGATCAAAACCGGTTTCGACCCCAACGCCGTGCTGGCACAGCTGTTCAAGTACACGCCGCTGGAAGACAACTTCACCATGAACAACGTGGCGCTCGTCCACGGACGTCCACACACCATGGGCCTCAAAGAGATGCTCGAGGTCTGGGTGGAGCACCGACGCAACGTCATCCACCGCCGCAGCGAATACCGGCTGCGCAAGGCGCAGGAACGACTGCATCTGGTCGAAGGCATGCTGCTGGCGATGGTCGACATCGACGAGGTCATCCAGGTCATCCGCACCTCGGAGAACGCCGACGCCGCCAAGACGCGCTTAATGGCCGTCTTTGACTTGGACGAGATCCAAGCGCAATACATCCTTGACCTGCGGCTGCGCAGGCTCACCAAGATGAGCCGCATCGAACTCGAGGCCGAACAGGATGATCTCAAAAAGCAGATCGAGGGTCTCAATGAGATCCTCGCTTCCGGCGAACGCCTTGACGAGGTCATCGTTTCCGAAATGGACGAGGCCGTCGAGAAATGGGGCGACCCGCGACGCACCGTGCTGTTGGAACGCCACGAGGACGGCAGCCTGACGCCGGTGCGTTCCCTGGCTTCCTCAAGCTCCGCCATCGATGGCGCCAACGCCAACCCGGACTCCTCTGCTCTGGCCGCCATCCGCGTAGAGAATACGGTATCCCAGGCAGCTCAAGATGTCGAAGCCGCAAAGAAGGCCAAGAAGGCCGGCAACGTAGAGGAAGCCACCGCCGCGTTGCGCCTCGACGACGAACCCTGCGCCGTCATGTTAAGCGCCACCGGGCTGATCGCCCGTACCTCGCCGAGCGCCGTCGACCTTTGGCAGACTCGCGAGGCAAACGGCAAACGCGCACACGATGACCAGATCGTTTCGATCTTCGCTTCGACGACGCTTTCCAGCTACGGGCTCATCACTTCCGCGGGACGTTTGGTTCTGGCCCATGTCGCGGACCTGCCGAACCTGCCAGCGAGTGAGAACCTCAGCGTTTCCGGAGGGGTGAACGCCGACGAACTGCTGGGCATGACCACCAGTACCGAGCCGGTTGCCGGCGAGCACGTCGTGGCGGCCATCGCCATCGGCGACGTTTCCGGCAAGACCGAATCCGGGAACACAGATGCCGCAAAGGCATCCGACACCGACGCCGCCACTACCCCGCTGGCGATCGGCACGCGCAACGGCATCGTCAAGCGCTGGAACCGCGAATCGCCCAGTACCATGGATTCCTGGCCCGTCATCGATCTGAAGGACGGGGACGCCGTCGTATTCGCCGCTCCCGCCGCCGACGATGACCGTATCGTCTTCATTTCCTCCGATTCCTCGCTGCTGACTTTCGAGGCCAAGGTGGTGCGTCCGCAAGGCCGTAGCGCAGGCGGTATGAACGGCATCAGACTGGCCGAGGGACAGCATGTCGTCGCCTTCAACGTCGTACCGGCAGGCAAGATCGCCTGGACCTATGACGAGGGCGAGAACGGGCTGTATTCGGCCTCCGGAGCCGTCGTGCTCACCGTTGCCGGCGATGACGCGTCCCTGCCCGGTACCGAGACAGGTGCAGCCAAGGTGACCCCGCTGGAGATGTATCCGACCAAGGGTCGCGGCACCGGTGGTGTCCGCTCGCAGCGCTTCCTCAAAGGCCAGAACACGCTGACCTGCGCCGCCATCGGCACCTATCCCCTCTACGCCAGCACGTCCGGCGGCACCCCCGTCGAGCTGCCAAAGCCTGACATGCGTCGTGACGCCTCGGGAGTGGATCTGCCCGCACCAATCGAGTTCGTGGCATAGAACGAATAGATGATTAAAATGGCCGCAGTCTGTAATTTCCATCTTGACTGCGGCCATTTATTATTTTCTTTAAACCGTTTAACATTGCTATTGCATCGCGCCGATATGCGAAACCGGAAAGCACAAATGCATCATAGCGAGGGCTCCTTCTTTTTGAACAGGACAATCAACAACAGCGCACAAGCCACCAGCGGCAGACAGAAAAGCGGTACCCCGGAAATACCGCGGCACACGTCGATAAGCCATCCGCCGAGCCACGAACCGACCAGCGACGCGACGCCGGAAAACGTGCCGGTCCACCCGTAAGCGCGCGAGAGCATGGAACCCGCCACGCGAATCCTGCCTGTCAGCAGGTCGAGCGTCGGGCTGATCAACAGCTCCGAAAGACTGAAGGCCACGGCGAATGCCACAATCTGCAGCGCACCGCTCGGGGCCAACAACGCGCCGAATGCGATGACAAACGACGCGAATCCCAACAGCAGGATCGTGGTATCCTTCACCTTGCCGAGCGTGTGGACGAGCAAGGGATATTGCAGGATGAGAATGAAGACCGCGTTGCCCATATAGATCGCGTTGGACGCGGTCTGCGTATGGAACCCCGCGTAGGAACCAATTGGCACCACCAACGACCACTGCGCGTAGACGGTCCAATAGACGAACGTCAGTACCAGCAGAATCGGGAAAGCACTGTCTC from Bifidobacterium sp. ESL0800 encodes:
- a CDS encoding nucleotide pyrophosphatase/phosphodiesterase family protein, which codes for MSVEVEPMDELLEFRQIDAYGSSRHISAVLPALSAAIGHAMPTAIHPDPEGARAALGFPETDSAVIVLVDGLGFWNLAMRAGHAPYLRGLMHQERNAAPIATCIPSTTPIVMGAFGTGTCPGMTGMTGFTQRNEQTGGVGQLISFAGAPDPEDLQRQPTVFERLVEAGVRVTSVGLPKFAHSALTRAALRGPEYQGSRHEELRVRAALKAAARPGITYYYLDDVDKAGHHYGPFSEQWATALENADGQLQALRRGLKPGTLMVVVADHGMVEVDFDKQIDIANRDELTHDVALVAGEPRMTMLYAEEGADVDAMARRWREELGDCARVFTRDEAIEDGLYGNVETRIRPLIGDVVVCAKDNVTIVDSRTQSEGSMGLKGVHGSLTRLEREIPCLIDVA
- a CDS encoding DNA topoisomerase IV subunit A, producing the protein MAQRRKTAKPSYDPHTVKENIVETPLDDEMSKSFLEYAYSVIYARALPDARDGMKPVQRRIIYQMGQMNLTPDKPYMKSARAVGEVMGKLHPHGDSSIYEAMVRLAQPFAMRLPLVDGHGNFGSLDDGPAASRYTEARLAPAALGMNANIDEDTVDFSPNYDNKLKEPDVLPAAIPNLLVNGASGIAVGMATNMATHNLGEVVAAAKYLMKHPDATLEQLMDYVPGPDWPGGGIIIGRDGIREAYESGRGTLTTRSATHIENVTARKKAIVVTELPFMVGPERVLERISEGVKNHHIEGVSGAIDLTDRHNGTRIVIEIKTGFDPNAVLAQLFKYTPLEDNFTMNNVALVHGRPHTMGLKEMLEVWVEHRRNVIHRRSEYRLRKAQERLHLVEGMLLAMVDIDEVIQVIRTSENADAAKTRLMAVFDLDEIQAQYILDLRLRRLTKMSRIELEAEQDDLKKQIEGLNEILASGERLDEVIVSEMDEAVEKWGDPRRTVLLERHEDGSLTPVRSLASSSSAIDGANANPDSSALAAIRVENTVSQAAQDVEAAKKAKKAGNVEEATAALRLDDEPCAVMLSATGLIARTSPSAVDLWQTREANGKRAHDDQIVSIFASTTLSSYGLITSAGRLVLAHVADLPNLPASENLSVSGGVNADELLGMTTSTEPVAGEHVVAAIAIGDVSGKTESGNTDAAKASDTDAATTPLAIGTRNGIVKRWNRESPSTMDSWPVIDLKDGDAVVFAAPAADDDRIVFISSDSSLLTFEAKVVRPQGRSAGGMNGIRLAEGQHVVAFNVVPAGKIAWTYDEGENGLYSASGAVVLTVAGDDASLPGTETGAAKVTPLEMYPTKGRGTGGVRSQRFLKGQNTLTCAAIGTYPLYASTSGGTPVELPKPDMRRDASGVDLPAPIEFVA